Within Cercospora beticola chromosome 6, complete sequence, the genomic segment ACGCCCCATTCTTGAAAGAGCTGTTTGAGATCTTCACAGACAAGGAAGAgccggagaggaagaagcaggcATGTCTCTTCATACAGACCTGCTGCGCAGTCTCAAAGTCGATACAAGCCCCTGCGCGAGCACAGTTGTACGGCAACTTCTTGCATCATGGGCTGTTCAACATGATCACATATGCTCTACGGCATCAGGACTCAGCAGTGCGGGTGGCAGGTACTGATATTCTAGTGTCATTGATTGATCACGACTCGCATGTCGTGCGAAATCATATTATCAAAGCCATTCAGGAGAAGACGACACCTCTTACCGACATCCTCATCGAGCTCCTCCTGGTGGAAACGGATCTTGGAGTCAAGAGTCAGATGGCCGATGCGATTAAGATTCTCCTCGATCCTACATCTGCCTCGGCTGGCATGGAAGCCATGAACCGTGCTGGTAACTCGGAAATGATGGCAAAACGTGGCGGACCCGGCGATCATCCTGGTCACCGCTTTTCACCTCAAGCAAATCAATTCATACAAAACTTCTACGAGGACGGCGCGAAACGGCTGTTCAAGCCACTCAAAGATCTGGAAGGTCGACCATCCATGCGAGATCTCACTGTACAAGAGACCAGCCTGTACACACATCTCGTGGAGATActcagcttcttcgtcaGACAACACGCCTATCAGTCGAAGCTCTTTATCCTCTCTGAGAACCTACATTCACGGATAGCCCAGCTTCTGGAATGCCCGCAAAAACACATGAAGCTGATTGCGCTCAAGTGGTTCCGGACGTGTATTGGCCTCCAGGACGAATTCCACAACCGGCAATTGACAAACAACAAGCTCTTTGAGCCGATCCTGAACATTGTCTACGAGACCATGCCCAGAGACAATCTGCTCAACAGCTGTTGCCTCGAGCTCTTTGAGTACATCAAGCGCGAAGGCATCAAACAGATCATTTACCACCTCGTGGAAACGTATCGGGAACGATTGATAGGTATCACCTATGTCAACACCTTCCAGGCGATAGTACACAAGTTCGAGCAATACCAGAATCCATATGTACCGGAGCGTGAAGGAGATACGAGCTTCACCACCGAACCAGATACGCCTGACGCATTGCGAGGACGTATGACGAACGGCAGACAGGTGTTCAGCGGCTTGAAAGAGGATGCAGATGAGGACGCTTACTTCAATGCGGACGACGAATTGGATGGCGAGTtcggcgacgatgacgatggagaCCTACTTTCTCATGCGACGATGGCTAAGCTTGATGCTGTCATGTCCAATGGCCACATTGACACCACCAGCGCTAACAATACCAACAATGCTAGCCCCATGAAGGCACTTGTCAACTATccggatgatgacgatgacgaggaaatGGATCTTCAAGCAAGCTCACCCGATGTTCTCAAGGGGCAGAAGAGCAGTAGCAGCACGAATGCTTCCGAAGCAAACACGTCAACAGATTCCCCAGATGGTCAACGAGGACGTAGTCGAGAGCCACGAGCTGTTTCAGATTCACCACCGGAGTCGGTAGCTATGAAACGACGGAGGGCTGAagttgatgatgacgatgagttGGGCAAAATGATGGGTGGCGGGAAGAGGCGCAATAGTTCCGCGTCCCTCAATAGCGCAAAGGGGAGCTTAGCTGCTGTGCAGATTGACGAGAAGCGCGACGGAGCGCCCGTCGGGAGCTCTCTGAGCATTGCAACAGACAAGGACGTGGATCCTGAAGATCTGGCGCTGGCGAGTCCGAAGGATCAATCAGCGAACCCAGCCGAGCCTGGGCACACTCCTGGACCGAAGCTTAGGAGGAAAGGCTCATTGAGGGTTAGAAACGAAGGCGCGACGAACATTGGGCGATATGCAATCAAGCCGGTTGGCACCAGTAATGGTGGCTCGGAGGAcggcggcgagaagaagagcaacggCGGCTCCGGCGGCTAGAAGGATGCTGGAGTCatggttgatgatgatgatgaagatttGCCGTGCTGCTATGCCCGTCACGATTCTCCGCGTGCAAGTCCGCCGGCGCCGTCCTCTGATTAAAAGTATTGGCAGGTACGCGACGACCACTATTCAGACATCCACGCGGACGCCGAACCCCTGAAGCCGATTCCAGCTTTCGCCAGATCGCCCACGCTGCTCACGGCTGGAGAAGAACAGAGTTAACAGAAGCGGTAGCATACTTTTGCTTGGAGGAAAGAAAGTTCTGGTACTGCATTATGACAAACGAAACTTGGACCCCTTTTGGAGCGCATGAAGGAGCAGGACTTATCTTTCTTGGCTTTGTGGCTGGCATTGAGGACGGACGAGCTTCTCCTGGGTCCCCTTTGCCTGCTTTGCAGCGTTTGCACGAGTCGAGCTATTCAAGCATTTTAGTGTACAAGTGTATCATAGCACAGAGGAATGATGAAATGGCGCGCGAGCGTCTTGAACATGATGAGATCTTGCACGTGTGGGGTGTGTGAGAGCTGAGAAGAGTGAGCAGGGAGAACCGTCGATGTGGACGACCAAGTGAGAATCGAAGTGAAGCTCAAAGCGACTGGTTGCTGCCTCAGACATTTGCGCCGCCTCACTACGCGGCTAGCTTGGTCTGTTGCTTCTCGACAACGCACATTTCTGCTGACCACAACGCACTGACGCCAACGTCTACCAGTGGCGCTCACCACTGTGTCACGCGCCAACTCCAGCTCCCCGGCCACGCTTCAAGGTCTCGATTCGGACTGATAGCGACCAGCCGCGTCGCCGCCATGGATGACTTCTTGAGGTATTCATCTTTGGGCTTCATGCTGGAGCGGAGGCACTGACAGCATCGCAGATCATTGGAAGGCCCGACTGTGCTGGTAAAAGTC encodes:
- a CDS encoding uncharacterized protein (BUSCO:EOG09262D0D), translated to MAALAPANNNNADRKRVKVYELKNNDWYDRGTGFCEGKLVSPAGAQNEELDARVVVTSEEEPERVLLETRIAKDDGYQKQQETLIVWTESNGVDMALSFQEAEGCAHIWQFVSEIQGRLAPEDGLSDDLLGPEHAVSLPEPQIGKLEEVVDAIRQQANTPGGRDALSKYIMSPEQMYILKLAPVLKELEEKHEINELHRLCTIMKHIILLNDTSIIEFIVTDQAIMGVVGALEYDPDFPSHRANHRQFLSDKSKFKEVVKFENMDVTRKIHYTYRLLYLKDVVLARILDDPTFSVLNSLIFFHQVDIIGHIQANAPFLKELFEIFTDKEEPERKKQACLFIQTCCAVSKSIQAPARAQLYGNFLHHGLFNMITYALRHQDSAVRVAGTDILVSLIDHDSHVVRNHIIKAIQEKTTPLTDILIELLLVETDLGVKSQMADAIKILLDPTSASAGMEAMNRAGNSEMMAKRGGPGDHPGHRFSPQANQFIQNFYEDGAKRLFKPLKDLEGRPSMRDLTVQETSLYTHLVEILSFFVRQHAYQSKLFILSENLHSRIAQLLECPQKHMKLIALKWFRTCIGLQDEFHNRQLTNNKLFEPILNIVYETMPRDNLLNSCCLELFEYIKREGIKQIIYHLVETYRERLIGITYVNTFQAIVHKFEQYQNPYVPEREGDTSFTTEPDTPDALRGRMTNGRQVFSGLKEDADEDAYFNADDELDGEFGDDDDGDLLSHATMAKLDAVMSNGHIDTTSANNTNNASPMKALVNYPDDDDDEEMDLQASSPDVLKGQKSSSSTNASEANTSTDSPDGQRGRSREPRAVSDSPPESVAMKRRRAEVDDDDELGKMMGGGKRRNSSASLNSAKGSLAAVQIDEKRDGAPVGSSLSIATDKDVDPEDLALASPKDQSANPAEPGHTPGPKLRRKGSLRVRNEGATNIGRYAIKPVGTSNGGSEDGGEKKSNGGSGG